One window of Xanthomonas sp. 10-10 genomic DNA carries:
- a CDS encoding TRAP transporter substrate-binding protein, with the protein MITRRHFLGAGLGAAAAGPWLGAGATTPIPGGQLLTATDVHVGDYPTVEAVRWFGKQLEARTNGRLKLRQYHSGQLGRESEAIDMARFGAIDITRVYSGALNNTFPLTQALCLPYVFDSVPHLRRVIDGHVGDSILRSFEQRDLVGLAIYDSGARCFYNTKHPLHRPEDLKGLKLRVASSDIFLKLMRMLGANPTPMSLGETFSAMETHMIDGAENNMRSFQSSRHFEAAHYWSQSEHSYAPDILVISRKSFESLSPADRGLVVELARASVPVMRQLWDASETVARKQVIDYGVKLNQVDMPAFRAAAAPLLAEYRKQPEIEALYRRIRDFA; encoded by the coding sequence ATGATCACACGCAGACATTTCCTCGGTGCCGGGCTCGGCGCCGCCGCGGCCGGCCCCTGGCTGGGTGCCGGCGCCACCACGCCGATTCCCGGCGGGCAGCTGCTGACCGCCACCGACGTGCACGTCGGCGACTACCCCACGGTGGAAGCGGTGCGCTGGTTCGGCAAGCAGCTCGAAGCGCGTACCAATGGCCGGCTCAAGCTGCGCCAGTACCACTCCGGCCAGCTGGGTCGCGAGTCGGAGGCGATCGACATGGCGCGCTTTGGCGCCATCGACATCACCCGCGTGTATTCGGGTGCGTTGAACAACACCTTCCCGCTCACCCAGGCGCTGTGCCTGCCGTACGTTTTCGACTCGGTGCCGCATCTGCGCCGCGTCATCGACGGCCATGTCGGCGACAGCATCCTGCGCAGCTTCGAACAGCGCGATCTGGTGGGCCTGGCGATCTATGACTCCGGCGCGCGCTGCTTCTACAACACCAAGCATCCGCTGCACCGCCCGGAAGATCTCAAGGGCCTGAAACTGCGCGTGGCCTCCTCGGACATCTTCCTCAAGCTGATGCGCATGCTGGGCGCCAACCCCACTCCGATGTCGCTGGGCGAAACGTTTTCGGCGATGGAAACGCACATGATCGACGGTGCGGAAAACAATATGCGCAGCTTCCAGTCCAGCCGGCATTTCGAGGCGGCGCATTACTGGTCGCAGAGCGAGCACTCCTACGCGCCGGACATCCTGGTGATCTCGCGCAAGAGCTTCGAATCGCTGAGCCCGGCCGATCGCGGCCTGGTGGTGGAACTGGCGCGTGCGTCGGTGCCGGTGATGCGCCAGTTGTGGGATGCGTCTGAAACGGTCGCGCGCAAGCAGGTGATCGATTACGGCGTGAAGCTCAACCAGGTCGACATGCCGGCGTTCCGCGCCGCCGCCGCACCGCTGCTGGCCGAGTACCGCAAGCAGCCGGAGATCGAAGCGCTGTACCGCCGCATCCGCGATTTCGCATAG
- a CDS encoding TRAP transporter small permease: MTEPETVAVPVAPLQRALDRVSDIAIGVASLALLGLVVVQGWQVFTRYVLNDSPSWTEPVTLLLLSTALSLGAAAGVHTNRHFGFYLLGEHVPPLVRKIFEVIRPLMIIAIGVVLAWWSAALLIDGLDIKMAGAQMPQSINYLPLSIGGALMVVFALYKLWRVLRPIHTGGVR, translated from the coding sequence ATGACCGAACCCGAGACCGTCGCCGTCCCGGTCGCGCCGTTGCAGCGCGCGCTGGACCGCGTTTCCGATATCGCCATTGGCGTGGCGTCGCTGGCGCTGCTGGGCCTGGTGGTCGTGCAGGGCTGGCAGGTGTTCACCCGCTACGTGCTCAACGACTCGCCCAGCTGGACCGAGCCGGTGACGCTGTTGCTGCTGAGCACCGCGCTGAGCCTGGGCGCCGCCGCCGGTGTGCACACCAACCGCCACTTCGGCTTCTACCTGCTGGGCGAACACGTGCCGCCGCTGGTGCGCAAGATATTCGAGGTGATTCGCCCGCTGATGATCATCGCCATCGGCGTGGTGCTGGCATGGTGGAGCGCCGCGCTGCTGATCGATGGCCTGGACATCAAGATGGCCGGCGCGCAGATGCCGCAGAGCATCAACTACCTGCCGCTGTCCATCGGCGGTGCGCTGATGGTGGTGTTTGCCTTGTACAAGTTGTGGCGTGTGCTGCGCCCGATCCACACCGGAGGAGTGCGCTGA